The Rubidibacter lacunae KORDI 51-2 genome includes a region encoding these proteins:
- a CDS encoding peptidase domain-containing ABC transporter, which translates to MSYTTTDFQTFLACQEPFTCLSSTALTELSGKLKPLRYRIGQAMLVRDKFPAQIAIIYEGQARLLGYDPLTQMPVTLSRLEPGAIVGSAAIGRGLPCETAIASTASICLTIATDEFQHFLDRYPELRDAFAQQCSLAEAYDLLGKDLARQPQGGFDLRGTVLDAAPAARVVSLSPGHTRVRQLSDDHLLLDTQRVWLLSSGKVVGCEIGERLHLSQSDEFEVRERAARAIGFRIDDLPWMSAPVADTDPPPRVVAPAESGNGSSMVAFPADLGDIPEAPADITSGSSPWDTDADTDDRGGARRNAIVRSKSDRPLDTAMAVYEMLSRHFGLPFRREVIRRILADQIQRTGSLSIPMAGAVAELMGLKAQLVNVPVKAVSRLTPPVLIRWQDQLAILYRTSDRELVLGVPTQGQVRISPSEFADSWGEGGQVLLLEATKETPQQRFGLQWFWPSLQRYRGVLITVFIASFFVQLLGLANPLMIQVIIDKVIVQNSLDTLNVLGVFLLVVGLFEAVLGTMRTYLFVDTTNRIDMTLGSEIIDHLLRLPLRYFEKRPVGELSSRVNELEKIRQFLTGTALTVVLDSIFSVVYIFIMAVYSLLLTAVSLSTIPLFIGVTLISSPIIRRQLRAKAERNAETQSHLVEVLSGIQTVKAQNVELRARWRWQERYARYVSAGFKTVITSTLAGSASNFLNKFSGLIVLWVGAFLVLKQELTLGQLIAFRIIAGYVTSPLLRLAQLWQNFQEIALSLERLSDIVDTPEEAEQDRDNIPMPLVTGNVCYESVAFRFKPNGPLQLNNVSLDIPAGKFVGIVGESGAGKSTLTKLLARLYEPESGRILLDNYDIAKVELYSLRRQIGVVPQETLLFDGTVQENIALTNPDATTEEIINAAEVAAAHEFIMGLPSGYNTRVGERGSALSGGQRQRIAIARSVLQRPQMLVLDEATSALDYNTERQVCINLAEEFGDRTVFFITHRLSTIKNADVILMMDAGRVVEQGTHDELMEMQGRYFYLYQQQESKV; encoded by the coding sequence ATGAGCTATACCACTACCGATTTTCAAACTTTTTTAGCCTGCCAAGAGCCGTTCACCTGCTTGTCCTCAACGGCCCTGACCGAGCTGTCGGGAAAGCTCAAACCCCTGCGCTATCGCATCGGGCAAGCAATGCTCGTCCGCGATAAATTTCCGGCCCAAATCGCCATCATTTACGAAGGTCAAGCACGATTGCTCGGTTACGATCCGCTCACACAGATGCCCGTAACCCTATCGCGCTTGGAACCCGGCGCGATTGTGGGCTCTGCAGCGATCGGACGCGGACTGCCGTGTGAAACGGCGATTGCCTCGACAGCATCCATCTGCTTGACGATTGCTACTGACGAGTTCCAACACTTTCTCGATCGCTATCCCGAACTCCGCGATGCCTTCGCGCAGCAGTGCAGCTTGGCAGAAGCTTACGACCTGCTCGGTAAAGACTTGGCACGGCAGCCCCAAGGTGGCTTCGACCTGCGAGGAACTGTTCTAGACGCTGCACCCGCCGCTCGCGTTGTTTCGTTGTCGCCGGGTCACACGCGCGTCAGACAGCTATCTGACGACCATCTGTTGCTCGACACGCAGCGCGTGTGGTTGCTGAGCAGCGGAAAGGTTGTCGGCTGTGAAATCGGCGAGCGCCTCCACCTTTCCCAGTCTGATGAATTCGAGGTCCGCGAGCGAGCGGCACGCGCGATCGGTTTCCGCATCGACGATCTGCCGTGGATGAGCGCACCCGTTGCCGATACCGACCCCCCACCCCGCGTTGTTGCCCCCGCCGAGTCCGGTAACGGCAGCAGCATGGTTGCTTTTCCGGCCGATCTCGGCGACATTCCCGAAGCCCCTGCCGACATCACCTCCGGTTCGTCGCCGTGGGATACCGACGCCGACACCGACGACCGCGGTGGCGCCCGCCGCAACGCGATCGTTCGCAGCAAAAGCGATCGGCCGTTGGATACCGCCATGGCGGTTTACGAAATGCTCAGCCGCCACTTCGGATTGCCCTTCCGCCGCGAGGTGATTCGCCGCATCCTCGCCGACCAAATTCAACGAACCGGCAGCTTGTCGATTCCGATGGCAGGTGCCGTGGCCGAGTTGATGGGACTTAAAGCACAGCTTGTAAACGTCCCGGTCAAAGCCGTCTCGCGTCTGACACCGCCCGTTTTGATCCGCTGGCAAGATCAACTGGCCATTTTGTATCGAACGAGCGATCGCGAACTCGTGCTCGGCGTTCCCACACAGGGGCAAGTCCGGATCTCGCCTTCGGAATTTGCCGACAGCTGGGGCGAAGGCGGTCAGGTTCTCTTGCTAGAAGCGACGAAGGAAACCCCCCAGCAGCGTTTCGGGCTGCAGTGGTTTTGGCCTTCGCTCCAGCGGTATCGCGGCGTATTGATCACGGTCTTCATTGCCTCTTTCTTTGTCCAATTGCTCGGACTGGCCAACCCGCTCATGATTCAGGTGATCATCGATAAGGTGATCGTCCAGAATAGCCTCGATACCCTCAATGTTTTGGGGGTTTTCTTGCTCGTGGTCGGACTCTTTGAAGCCGTCCTGGGTACGATGCGGACCTACCTATTTGTCGATACGACCAACCGCATCGACATGACCTTGGGTTCGGAGATCATCGACCACTTGCTACGCTTGCCCTTGCGCTATTTCGAAAAGCGCCCGGTTGGCGAACTGTCCAGCCGCGTTAACGAGTTGGAGAAGATCCGTCAGTTCCTAACTGGCACGGCGCTAACCGTGGTGTTGGACTCGATCTTCTCGGTGGTGTACATCTTCATCATGGCAGTGTACAGCCTGTTGCTCACCGCCGTATCGCTGTCAACAATTCCGCTTTTCATTGGCGTCACCCTCATTTCGTCGCCGATCATTCGCCGCCAGTTACGCGCGAAAGCCGAGCGCAACGCCGAAACGCAGTCGCACCTGGTTGAAGTTCTCTCGGGCATCCAAACTGTCAAAGCTCAGAACGTCGAGTTGCGGGCGCGCTGGCGCTGGCAGGAACGCTACGCGCGTTACGTTTCAGCCGGCTTCAAGACGGTTATCACCTCAACCCTTGCCGGTTCGGCGAGCAACTTTCTGAACAAATTTTCCGGCTTGATCGTACTTTGGGTCGGCGCGTTCTTGGTCTTGAAACAGGAACTCACCCTCGGTCAGCTGATCGCCTTCCGCATCATTGCCGGTTACGTCACCAGCCCGCTGCTGCGCCTGGCACAGCTATGGCAGAACTTCCAGGAAATTGCACTGTCTTTAGAGCGTCTCAGTGACATTGTCGATACGCCGGAAGAAGCCGAGCAGGATCGCGACAACATTCCCATGCCCCTCGTAACCGGTAACGTATGCTACGAAAGCGTTGCGTTTCGCTTTAAGCCCAACGGGCCGCTGCAGCTCAACAACGTCAGTCTCGATATTCCAGCCGGCAAGTTCGTTGGCATTGTTGGAGAAAGCGGTGCGGGTAAGAGCACGCTGACCAAGCTGCTAGCGCGCCTTTACGAGCCAGAAAGCGGTCGGATCTTGCTTGACAACTACGACATTGCCAAAGTCGAGCTGTATTCGTTGCGCCGCCAAATTGGCGTCGTACCGCAAGAAACCTTGCTCTTCGACGGCACGGTCCAGGAAAACATCGCGCTCACTAACCCCGACGCTACTACCGAGGAGATTATCAACGCTGCCGAAGTTGCCGCCGCCCACGAGTTCATCATGGGATTGCCCAGCGGCTACAACACGCGCGTCGGCGAGCGCGGTTCGGCACTCTCGGGCGGCCAGCGCCAGCGGATCGCGATCGCGCGCTCGGTTCTTCAGCGGCCCCAGATGCTGGTGCTCGACGAGGCAACCAGTGCCTTGGATTACAACACGGAACGTCAGGTCTGCATCAATCTCGCCGAGGAATTCGGCGATCGCACGGTGTTCTTCATTACGCACCGCTTGAGCACGATCAAAAATGCGGACGTTATCCTGATGATGGACGCCGGTCGGGTTGTCGAGCAAGGCACCCACGACGAGCTCATGGAGATGCAAGGTCGCTACTTCTACCTCTACCAGCAGCAGGAGTCCAAAGTTTAG
- a CDS encoding HlyD family efflux transporter periplasmic adaptor subunit produces MSKGTEERERQDLLPGGGEQPQQAGGSAGTIVPSGQSTLTLANQTFDQSVVLRQSPIWPRALTWTILGVISFAVVWSYFARIEQVVQATGQLKPVGKVKEIQAPVEGLIREVNFDDGETVEAGDILVAYDSDIATKQLASRTSIQRSLNNENSFYRQLMASETVSPVELETAIARLELPQEVAFLARNRTALLAENQLYRNILAGRLDRSMSREEFGRLEASLQESASRVAAARLEVEELQKQLAQVNVRLEDARQQLQTEEEILDELSPLLAEGAVARLQVTRQRQQMQERASQVGQLVEEKLRLDFAIRQAGQEAQNAISISRKDVYDRIGENIKQIAQIDSQLNKSIVENDKRLAEIASEIGQIEQQLDYQEVRAPISGTVFDMQAYPGFVASPSEVLLKIVPDDELVAEVFITNQDIGFVEPGQTVDVRIDTYSFSEYGDIKGTVIWIGHDALEPDEIYNFYRFPAKVELDAQELRLKEREIELGSGLAVNTNIKIRENRRVISLFLERFTTSVIEPLKSTD; encoded by the coding sequence ATGTCCAAAGGCACCGAAGAACGCGAACGGCAGGATCTTTTGCCTGGAGGCGGCGAACAACCTCAGCAAGCCGGCGGCTCCGCCGGTACGATCGTACCGAGCGGGCAGTCAACGCTGACCTTGGCCAATCAAACTTTCGATCAGTCGGTCGTGTTGCGCCAGTCGCCGATCTGGCCGCGTGCCCTGACTTGGACGATATTGGGCGTCATTTCCTTTGCCGTCGTATGGTCCTACTTTGCCCGCATCGAGCAGGTGGTGCAGGCAACCGGTCAGCTCAAACCGGTAGGCAAGGTCAAAGAGATTCAAGCTCCTGTCGAAGGTCTGATTCGCGAGGTGAACTTCGACGATGGCGAGACGGTTGAAGCCGGCGACATTTTGGTTGCTTATGATTCGGACATAGCCACTAAACAACTCGCTTCCCGGACGAGCATCCAGCGATCGCTCAATAACGAGAACAGTTTCTACCGACAGCTCATGGCGAGCGAGACCGTGTCTCCGGTCGAACTCGAAACCGCGATCGCGCGCTTGGAGCTCCCGCAAGAAGTGGCGTTCCTCGCCCGCAACCGCACGGCGTTGCTGGCGGAGAACCAGCTATATCGCAATATCTTAGCCGGACGGCTCGACCGCAGCATGAGCCGGGAAGAATTCGGTCGCTTGGAAGCGTCGCTCCAGGAGTCTGCATCACGGGTGGCAGCCGCACGCCTGGAAGTTGAGGAGCTGCAGAAGCAATTAGCTCAGGTTAACGTCCGTTTAGAAGACGCCCGACAGCAGTTGCAAACGGAGGAAGAGATCCTCGATGAGTTGAGTCCGCTGCTTGCAGAGGGTGCCGTCGCCCGCCTTCAGGTTACGCGCCAGCGGCAGCAAATGCAGGAACGCGCCAGCCAAGTCGGGCAACTGGTAGAGGAAAAGTTGCGACTCGATTTTGCCATCCGGCAGGCTGGGCAGGAAGCGCAGAATGCTATCTCGATCTCTCGCAAGGATGTCTACGATCGCATCGGCGAGAACATCAAGCAGATCGCGCAAATCGACAGCCAGTTGAACAAATCGATCGTTGAAAACGACAAGCGACTGGCTGAGATCGCTAGCGAGATCGGTCAAATCGAGCAGCAGCTGGACTATCAAGAAGTCCGAGCACCGATTTCTGGCACCGTGTTCGATATGCAAGCCTACCCCGGGTTCGTGGCGAGTCCGAGCGAAGTGTTGCTCAAAATCGTTCCCGACGACGAGCTCGTGGCTGAGGTCTTCATTACCAACCAAGACATCGGCTTTGTTGAACCGGGTCAAACCGTTGACGTTCGTATCGACACCTACTCGTTTAGCGAGTATGGCGACATCAAAGGCACGGTCATTTGGATCGGGCACGATGCGCTCGAGCCGGATGAAATTTACAACTTCTACCGCTTCCCTGCCAAGGTCGAGCTGGACGCTCAAGAACTCCGTCTCAAAGAACGCGAAATTGAACTTGGATCGGGCTTGGCAGTCAATACTAACATCAAGATCCGCGAAAACCGACGCGTCATCAGCTTGTTCCTCGAACGCTTCACCACATCAGTGATCGAGCCGCTCAAGAGTACGGACTAA
- the psb28 gene encoding photosystem II reaction center protein Psb28, with amino-acid sequence MANIQFTRGINEETVPDVRLTRSRDGSSGTATFRFEDPQVLSSEYSDEITGMYLVDEEGEISTLEVKGKFRNGQARAVEAILYMRSQEEWDRFMRFMERYAAQNGLGFSSAT; translated from the coding sequence ATGGCTAACATTCAGTTCACGCGCGGCATTAACGAGGAGACAGTGCCTGACGTGCGGCTGACGCGATCGCGCGACGGTAGCAGTGGCACGGCAACCTTTCGCTTCGAGGACCCGCAGGTGCTCAGCAGCGAATATTCCGATGAGATCACTGGCATGTACCTGGTGGACGAAGAAGGTGAAATCTCCACCCTGGAAGTGAAAGGCAAGTTCCGCAACGGTCAGGCCCGCGCGGTGGAAGCCATTCTATACATGCGCTCCCAGGAAGAGTGGGATCGGTTTATGCGCTTTATGGAGCGCTATGCTGCCCAGAACGGACTCGGGTTCAGTTCTGCCACCTGA
- a CDS encoding glycosyltransferase family 4 protein has protein sequence MTYATNLLPYLHAPGLQPPLCLSARDLADVTCYSVPGNMSADDGSQGHFRRLLWTQWQLPQLYRRLQADLLFSPIPEAPLASRCRFIVTLHDLIPLRYPVSRSPLSFYCRYYVPRVLSSALHVLCDSEATARDATDRLGIPAAKTTVIPLACDRERFRPLAIEPGNFFLHLGRHDPHKNLARVLRAFAALPRSSASDPELWLAGSGDRRHTPVLKALADELGIATRVRWLDYVGADELPVLLNQAIALVFPSLWEGFGLPVLEAMACGTPVITSNCSSLPEAAGDAALLVDPLSVDELSAALQTIASDRSVQQQLRVRGLQRAAQFSWERTGRETSALLAHWL, from the coding sequence ATGACCTATGCCACCAATCTCCTGCCTTACCTGCATGCACCTGGGTTGCAGCCGCCCCTTTGCTTAAGCGCGCGCGATCTCGCTGACGTGACATGCTATTCCGTTCCAGGCAACATGAGCGCTGATGACGGTTCGCAGGGACATTTTCGGCGCTTGTTGTGGACGCAATGGCAGCTACCGCAGCTATATCGCCGCCTGCAGGCGGACCTGCTGTTCTCGCCCATTCCCGAGGCCCCGTTGGCAAGTCGCTGTCGTTTTATCGTTACCCTCCACGATTTGATCCCGCTTCGCTACCCGGTCAGCCGATCGCCGTTGTCGTTCTACTGCCGTTACTACGTCCCCCGCGTCCTCAGCAGCGCGCTGCACGTTCTCTGCGACTCCGAGGCAACTGCTCGCGATGCTACCGATCGCTTGGGCATTCCTGCAGCCAAGACGACTGTCATTCCTCTAGCCTGCGATCGCGAGCGTTTCCGACCTCTCGCTATAGAACCGGGTAATTTTTTCCTCCACCTCGGTCGCCACGATCCTCACAAGAACCTGGCGCGGGTGTTGCGCGCCTTTGCCGCCCTACCGCGATCGTCGGCTTCGGATCCGGAGTTGTGGCTGGCGGGGTCTGGCGATCGCCGTCATACGCCGGTGCTGAAGGCATTGGCGGACGAGTTGGGCATTGCAACGCGGGTACGCTGGCTCGACTACGTAGGTGCCGACGAGTTGCCCGTCCTGCTCAACCAAGCGATCGCCTTAGTGTTTCCAAGCCTGTGGGAAGGATTTGGATTGCCCGTTCTCGAAGCAATGGCCTGCGGTACGCCCGTTATCACCTCCAATTGCTCGTCGCTACCGGAAGCGGCTGGCGATGCTGCACTGCTTGTCGATCCGCTATCGGTTGACGAACTCAGCGCTGCATTGCAGACAATCGCCTCAGATCGCTCGGTGCAACAACAGTTGCGCGTACGCGGGCTGCAGCGGGCGGCGCAATTCAGCTGGGAGCGGACCGGACGCGAGACTTCAGCCTTGCTGGCACATTGGCTTTGA
- a CDS encoding PPC domain-containing protein, whose product MNRFARNWLMLFGATGLLLGSGPSHAEQLYNPIEISDEPEVVDRLTADDIPTGDGGFARDYLVSFERGNQVSIDVVSEDFDTVIVLIARDGTTIAQNDDGPDGTTNSLLFTRIDESGEYIVRVRAFGETGGGEFTLRVVRLVPVQD is encoded by the coding sequence ATGAATCGTTTTGCGCGTAACTGGCTGATGTTGTTTGGAGCGACCGGGCTGCTGCTCGGCTCGGGTCCGAGTCATGCCGAACAGCTGTACAACCCGATCGAAATTTCAGACGAGCCAGAAGTGGTGGATCGACTGACTGCAGACGATATTCCTACGGGCGATGGCGGTTTTGCCCGCGATTATTTGGTTTCATTCGAGCGAGGCAACCAAGTTTCGATCGACGTGGTTTCTGAGGACTTCGACACGGTCATCGTCTTAATTGCCAGGGACGGCACAACCATCGCTCAGAATGACGACGGTCCCGATGGCACGACCAATTCACTACTGTTTACGCGCATTGACGAATCCGGGGAGTATATCGTGCGCGTGCGGGCATTTGGCGAAACGGGTGGCGGCGAGTTTACGCTGCGGGTCGTACGTCTTGTGCCCGTCCAAGACTGA
- a CDS encoding slr1601 family putative cell division protein: MTALKSTARRPRKKTQRRGYPYWGVLAEITCKLCISGVLAGAAIAALAELVPHHRAQQARLRSVQHEVAVTKYRVDLLREQFDRSFDPEQARRVMQDETGRISPEMRRVIWVESDKVQN, translated from the coding sequence ATGACCGCACTAAAATCGACCGCTCGACGCCCGCGCAAGAAAACGCAACGTCGCGGTTACCCCTACTGGGGAGTGCTTGCAGAGATTACCTGTAAGCTTTGCATCAGTGGGGTACTTGCTGGAGCAGCGATCGCCGCACTGGCAGAGCTTGTTCCTCACCATCGCGCGCAACAAGCTCGACTGCGTTCCGTACAGCACGAAGTTGCCGTCACCAAATATCGTGTCGATTTGCTCCGAGAGCAGTTCGATCGCAGTTTCGATCCGGAGCAGGCACGTCGCGTGATGCAGGATGAAACCGGGCGCATCAGCCCCGAAATGCGGCGCGTGATCTGGGTTGAATCAGACAAAGTTCAGAACTAA
- the psaM gene encoding photosystem I reaction center subunit XII, protein MLSDFQVLIALTIAIIPGVLAFRLSTELYK, encoded by the coding sequence ATGCTTTCGGACTTCCAGGTTCTCATTGCGCTGACAATCGCGATAATTCCCGGCGTTCTCGCCTTCCGTCTGTCTACCGAGCTATATAAGTAA
- a CDS encoding RNA-guided endonuclease InsQ/TnpB family protein gives MLNMTWEFKLEPTAEQVSEIECMLDVCRNVWNFALRERKDWLDSRKSPVNACSIRQEFILPADAPFPSYARQCKSLTAAKADFPRLKTVNAQVLQQVIRKLEAAWESWRLKRSGIPRFKKPNRMRSFVFPQMLKNCITDEGVRLPQLGLVRVRWSREIPDLFEVKQSRIVRKASGYFVMLSLQADVDIPVVAPHGHPVGIDVGLEYFLSTSDGEQVKRPRFFNNLHRKLKLLQRRLKTKQKGSANWLKLHKKIARVHQRIADARKDWHFKLAHHLCDDAGIVFVEALDFRIMAKGMLGKHTLDAGLGQFVNQILPWVCWKRDVYYGKVDARGTSQECPDCGVEVRKDLSTRIHHCDNCGSIKPRDVASGQVISSRGQRVIETACEGAAAGAEVTQSSWHLLKQEIFGVTQGISLHTR, from the coding sequence ATGCTAAACATGACGTGGGAATTTAAGCTAGAGCCAACCGCCGAGCAGGTTTCAGAGATTGAGTGCATGTTGGATGTGTGCCGCAATGTCTGGAACTTTGCACTGCGGGAGCGCAAAGACTGGCTGGATTCTCGCAAATCTCCAGTGAATGCGTGTTCGATTCGGCAAGAGTTCATCTTGCCTGCGGATGCGCCATTTCCCAGCTATGCACGACAGTGCAAGTCACTGACTGCGGCAAAAGCTGATTTCCCCAGACTCAAGACCGTTAATGCCCAGGTGCTTCAACAAGTTATCCGAAAGCTGGAAGCGGCTTGGGAGTCGTGGCGATTGAAGCGGTCGGGGATCCCACGATTTAAGAAGCCCAATCGAATGCGTAGCTTTGTCTTCCCTCAGATGCTCAAAAACTGCATCACAGACGAGGGAGTTAGGCTGCCGCAGTTGGGTCTTGTCAGGGTTCGGTGGTCGCGGGAAATCCCCGACCTGTTCGAGGTCAAGCAATCTCGGATTGTGCGTAAAGCCTCTGGGTATTTTGTCATGCTTAGTCTTCAGGCTGATGTTGATATTCCCGTTGTTGCTCCTCATGGGCATCCGGTGGGGATCGATGTTGGCTTGGAATACTTTCTTTCGACTTCCGATGGAGAACAGGTCAAACGACCTCGCTTTTTCAACAATCTGCACCGCAAGCTGAAATTGCTGCAACGCCGATTGAAGACTAAGCAAAAGGGGTCAGCCAACTGGCTAAAGCTCCACAAGAAGATTGCGAGAGTTCATCAACGCATTGCCGATGCCCGCAAAGACTGGCATTTCAAGCTAGCACATCACCTCTGCGACGATGCAGGGATAGTGTTTGTGGAAGCTCTCGACTTCCGCATTATGGCCAAAGGGATGCTGGGCAAACACACGCTGGATGCTGGGCTAGGGCAGTTTGTGAATCAAATCCTGCCGTGGGTATGTTGGAAACGCGATGTGTATTACGGCAAGGTTGATGCGCGGGGCACGTCTCAGGAGTGTCCAGATTGTGGTGTAGAGGTTCGCAAAGATCTCTCAACTCGAATTCATCACTGTGACAACTGCGGGTCAATCAAGCCCCGTGATGTGGCCAGTGGACAAGTCATTTCTTCCCGTGGGCAACGGGTGATTGAAACTGCCTGTGAAGGGGCTGCGGCGGGGGCTGAGGTCACTCAGTCTAGCTGGCACCTGTTGAAGCAGGAAATCTTTGGGGTGACCCAGGGAATCTCCCTGCATACTCGATAG
- a CDS encoding YraN family protein → MARSNALGELGEQFVAGWLSGRGWDVRARRWHCRGGELDLVVSRPVADRPGGVTLAFVEVKTRGRASWDADGLLAIAPAKQRKLWLAARCFLAEHPHLADCTCRFDVALVRAQKLVGAPPESVSNADSSRDLVRTPSAIRDGYRLTLLDYLPGAIVLE, encoded by the coding sequence ATGGCACGTTCAAACGCACTCGGAGAGCTTGGAGAGCAGTTCGTTGCCGGTTGGTTGAGCGGGCGAGGTTGGGACGTACGCGCGCGCCGCTGGCACTGTCGCGGGGGCGAACTCGATCTTGTCGTCTCCCGACCGGTTGCCGATCGCCCTGGCGGTGTGACCCTGGCATTTGTGGAAGTGAAGACTCGCGGGCGCGCCAGTTGGGATGCCGACGGACTATTAGCGATCGCGCCAGCCAAGCAACGCAAATTGTGGTTGGCAGCCAGGTGTTTTCTCGCCGAACATCCCCACCTGGCCGACTGCACCTGTCGCTTCGACGTGGCGCTTGTCCGCGCGCAGAAGCTGGTAGGCGCGCCACCTGAGTCCGTCTCGAACGCCGATAGTTCTCGAGATCTCGTCCGTACGCCATCTGCAATCCGGGATGGTTACCGACTAACACTGCTGGACTATCTGCCGGGCGCGATCGTGCTCGAATAG